Proteins from a genomic interval of Medicago truncatula cultivar Jemalong A17 chromosome 3, MtrunA17r5.0-ANR, whole genome shotgun sequence:
- the LOC11419396 gene encoding DNA mismatch repair protein MLH1 produces MESPPKIQRLAESVVNRIAAGEVIQRPVSAVKELVENSLDAASTSINLTIKDGGLKLIQVSDDGHGIRREDLPILCERHTTSKLSAFEDLQRITSMGFRGEALASMTYVAHVTVTTITKGQLHGYRVSYRDGVMEQEPRPCAAVKGTQIMVENLFYNMAARKKTLQNSSDDYSKIVDVVSRFAIHHTNVSFSCRKHGAVKADVHTVATSSRLDAIRTVYGVSAAHNLIEVQASDNDPSSSIFEMHGYVSNANYAAKKITMVLFINDRLVEWSALKRAIEIVYAATFPKASKPFIYISIVLPPENIDVNVHPTKREVSLLNQEVVIEKIQLVIESTLRNSNDARTFQEQTAGQFSTSRTNKSKEVNLSPTPPGSRSQKVPVNKLVRTDSLDPAGRLHAYMQVIPGGHQEKSVTLNAVRSSVRQRRSLQDSIELTSVEELLVEINNNYDPGMMDIVKHCTYVGMADDVFALLQHKTHLYLANVVNLSKELMYQQVLSRFGHFNAIQLSDPAPVKDLIILALKEEDLDSECNDDDTFKEKIADMNTDLLKTKAGMLEEYFGIHIDDQGNISRLPVILDQYTPDMDRIPEFVLSLGNDVDWDDERNCIQTVSAALGNFYAMHPPMLPNPSGEGLLFYKKRKLFDSCAMENTCDNTGSDVIDSNIEQELLSEAETAWAQREWSIQHVLFPSMRLFFKPPPSMATNGTFVKVASLEKLYKIFERC; encoded by the exons ATGGAATCGCCACCCAAAATTCAACGCCTAGCGGAATCGGTCGTTAACCGAATCGCCGCCGGCGAGGTAATCCAACGTCCAGTCTCCGCCGTAAAGGAACTCGTCGAAAACAGCCTCGACGCCGCATCCACTTCCATAAACCTTACAATCAAAGACGGCGGTCTGAAACTGATTCAAGTCTCCGATGACGGTCACGGTATTCGACGCGAAGATCTTCCGATTTTGTGTGAGCGGCATACGACTTCGAAGTTGTCTGCGTTTGAGGATTTGCAGAGGATTACGTCTATGGGGTTTAGAGGTGAAGCGCTTGCTAGTATGACTTATGTTGCGCATGTTACGGTTACTACTATTACTAAAGGCCAATTGCATGGTTACAG GGTATCCTATAGAGATGGTGTCATGGAGCAGGAACCTAGGCCCTGTGCTGCTGTAAAAGGAACACAGATAATG GTTGAGAATCTATTCTATAATATGGCTGCAAGGAAGAAGACACTACAAAATTCTTCAGATGATTACTCAAAGATAGTGGATGTTGTCAGTCGGTTTGCAATACATCATACCAATGTCAGTTTCTCTTGCAGAAAG CATGGAGCTGTTAAAGCAGATGTTCACACCGTGGCCACGTCTTCAAGGCTTGATGCCATCAGAACAGTTTATGGGGTCTCAGCTGCTCACAATCTGATTGAAGTCCAAGCTTCGGACAATGATCCGTCTTCTTCAATTTTTGAGATGCATGGTTATGTGTCTAATGCTAACTATGCTGCCAAGAAAATCACTATGGTGCTTTTCATCAATG ATAGACTGGTTGAGTGGTCTGCATTGAAGAGAGCTATTGAAATTGTTTACGCAGCAACATTTCCTAAAGCATCTAAgccttttatatatatttcaattgtTTTACCTCCTGAGAATATTGATGTCAACGTGCATCCAACAAAGAGAGAG GTGAGCCTCTTAAATCAGGAAGTTGTCATTGAGAAGATACAATTGGTGATTGAATCAACATTGAGGAATTCCAATGATGCACGTACATTTCAAGAACAA ACAGCTGGACAATTTTCTACCTCTCGTACTAATAAGAGCAAGGAGGTTAACCTCAGCCCTACTCCACCGG GCTCGAGGTCACAGAAAGTGCCAGTAAATAAGTTGGTTAGAACAGATTCATTAGATCCAGCAGGAAGATTACACGCCTACATGCAAGTTATACCTGGTGGACATCAAGAAAAGAGTGTCACTTTGAATGCAGTAAG GTCCTCAGTTAGACAACGAAGGAGCCTACAAGATTCTATAGAACTCACTAGCGTAGAAGAGCTTCTTGTTGAGATCAATAACAACTATGACCCTG GAATGATGGACATTGTAAAGCACTGCACATATGTTGGAATGGCAGATGATGTTTTCGCTTTGCTTCAGCATAAAACTCATCTTTATCTTGCAAATGTTGTAAACTTGAG CAAAGAGCTTATGTATCAGCAAGTTCTTAGCCGTTTTGGCCATTTCAACGCCATTCAGCTAAGTGATCCAGCCCCCGTGAAAGACTTGATTATATTGGCACTGAAGGAAGAGGATCTAGATTCAGAATGTAATGATGATGACACATTTAAAGAGAAGATTGCAGAC ATGAACACAGATCTGCTGAAAACAAAGGCTGGTATGCTGGAGGAGTATTTTGGCATTCATATTGATGATCAGGGAAATATCTCTAGACTTCCTGTGATACTTGACCAGTATACTCCTGACATGGATCGCATCCCTGAGTTTGTGCTTAGTTTAGGGAATGAT GTTGATTGGGATGATGAAAGGAACTGCATTCAAACAGTTTCAGCTGCTCTGGGAAATTTCTATGCTATGCATCCACCGATGTTGCCCAATCCATCTGGTGAGGGATTGCTTTTCTACAAGAAGAGAAAACTTTTTGACAGTTGTGCCATGGAGAATACCTGTGATAATACTG GGAGTGATGTTATTGACAGCAATATTGAACAAGAACTGCTTTCTGAAGCCGAGACAGCATGGGCCCAGCGTGAATGGTCAATACAACATGTGCTTTTTCCATCCATGAGACTTTTTTTCAAACCACCTCCTTCTATGGCTACTAATGGTACCTTTGTTAAG GTAGCTTCATTGGAAAAACTGTACAAGATTTTCGAAAGATGCTAG